In Erigeron canadensis isolate Cc75 chromosome 6, C_canadensis_v1, whole genome shotgun sequence, the following are encoded in one genomic region:
- the LOC122605092 gene encoding stress response protein NST1-like, with protein sequence MVCDGSLVKMKTREKKYKPIALHVNMIHHLSDPVVYPWEWSWKDVSNKVQNMRHQYSLVKQKIKQTTTECGGEGFEWVEGLTHWSNFIRYKEVFGDVTLPFGNGFDENSHGNDGIEVLDFGNIGNSGDGEYVGGIGGGHNGVMGLEFEYDGAEGEENYDGGNENENGNGNGNENHVFGEIETMGSETKKKKKVVKNLEKKAWGFVANQLAQLREMEARFEQREEERERERQRRESIRAKNEEEHKKQHVKLMERLKEQRNREWESMENEREERRRRRDEELIQDRKWEERMSRRRLEWKGRIDEMLSEHRAEMTQIQGRILHEQQNLTSQLLGIVSQWSGHPGGIADNTTASGHYLSQMMQNLQHVGGMVDGDTRVEGHNQEDQFIVDG encoded by the coding sequence ATGGTTTGTGATGGGAGTTTAGTGAAAATGAAAACTAGAGAAAAGAAATATAAGCCCATTGCTTTACATGTTAATATGATTCATCATCTTAGTGATCCGGTTGTGTATCCATGGGAATGGAGTTGGAAAGATGTGTCGAATAAGGTGCAAAACATGAGGCATCAATATTCTTTGGTGAAACAAAAGATTAAGCAGACGACTACTGAATGTGGTGGAGAGGGGTTTGAGTGGGTAGAAGGGTTGACCCATTGGTCGAATTTTATTCGGTATAAAGAGGTGTTTGGTGATGTTACGCTTCCGTTTGGTAATGGATTTGATGAGAATAGTCATGGGAATGATGGGATTGAAGTTTTGGACTTTGGGAATATTGGGAATTCGGGTGATGGTGAGTATGTTGGTGGGATTGGTGGGGGTCATAACGGGGTAATGGGTTTGGAGTTTGAGTATGATGGAGCGGAAGGCGAGGAGAATTATGATGGTGGGAATGAGAATGAGAATGGGAATGGGAATGGAAATGAGAATCATGTTTTTGGAGAAATTGAGACAATGGGATCGGAAactaagaagaagaagaaagttgTGAAGAATCTTGAGAAGAAAGCTTGGGGGTTTGTGGCAAACCAATTGGCGCAATTAAGGGAAATGGAAGCTCGTTTTGAACAACGTGAGgaggaaagagaaagagagagacaGAGGAGAGAGAGTATACGGGCTAAAAATGAAGAAGAACACAAGAAACAACATGTAAAACTTATGGAAAGATTGAAGGAGCAGAGGAATCGGGAATGGGAAAGTATGGAGAACGAAagggaagaaagaagaaggcGAAGAGATGAGGAATTGATTCAAGATAGAAAATGGGAGGAAAGGATGAGTAGACGGAGATTGGAATGGAAGGGGAGAATCGATGAGATGTTGAGTGAACATAGAGCAGAAATGACACAAATTCAGGGTCGGATACTTCATGAACAACAGAATCTTACAAGTCAGTTGCTTGGGATTGTGTCCCAGTGGAGTGGTCATCCAGGTGGAATAGCAGATAACACCACTGCTAGCGGCCACTATCTTTCCCAAATGATGCAGAATCTGCAACATGTCGGGGGTATGGTTGATGGGGATACTCGAGTTGAGGGACATAATCAAGAGGATCAGTTTATTGTGGATGGATGA